Genomic window (Argopecten irradians isolate NY chromosome 2, Ai_NY, whole genome shotgun sequence):
taaaCGTAAAAGGGAATATAGGCATTAACATGTTAAAACGTAAAAGGGAAGAACACTACAAAGGGAATGATACAAGTATGAAGCGAAAGTTCAATCTGCTACAGGACCTACCTGTTTTGGGGATTTTTATGAGTTGTGGTGTAAGTTTTATATTACGTTGCCTACCGTCATCCATACATTTTGTTCTTATTGTTACCGACGAAAACAATCAAATAATAAATGGGCAAACATTTTACAACAGGTTTTGTAATCGATGCAAAAAAACCaactaaatattttattaaagttaGTTTTGTTTAATTCTAATTTTCTTGACTCATTTAATCTCCAGAATAATATTGGAATAGTATATAGCAAATGTTGTTATCAGATCAACCAGTTGTATGGTGCCGCCTGTCTTAAATATTGACAtgattgatatcactattttataatttcatctaggtttcaaacaaaattgtttgcaaactatgTGAATCTACAAATGGTTATTTATAAACAGACGGTGATAATTATAAActaaaatatttctatatttgtaACTATGATTGTTATCTTTATTCTGTATATTTTCATGTCGAAAGCTATAGTCAGAACAACATACCAGTCGgattaaattatttcatgtcATTAATAAGATTTAATACATAATCATTAACTTAaagaaaatgacacaaaatataattcaaGATTCCAAATGACTGAAAGTGAGAAAATAGGTATAAAGATATTTCTGAAAATGCCAAACAAATACAACCAATATAGTACCAGGAGTTTCAGCAGATTAAGCGATCGCAGCTTTATCTTTGAAACCAGTCAATCTATGTCAAATCCTGGGGAAGTCAGACCTACACAGGTATGGGGAAGGAAGAACGATAAACGACCCAGTCCAATGACACGCTTTTTAAAAAGTCGCTGACTAACGTTCACGTCTAAATAATTACAGGACGGCTATTGGATACAAATGCTTTgttttatgtaattaatttctAATACTTGagagaaaatatcattttaaaacaacTGATATTCATTCTAATGTATATGGTGAGTATACAAAGTTCTGTTACTTAAATAGTGATACTGTAGACACAGTGATGGTATGAAACAGTTGTTCGCAACAGGAAACGTGTTTAATTAAGTTTAGCGCTAAACTGTACAGGTTAAGATTGATTATCAAAATACGATAGAATAAGAGTAAAATGATATGTCATCTCAGTCAGCGACTAGGTCCTACATTGACGGGCGTATTTAGCGCGCCTGCGGGACGGCGGCTAGAAACAAACTGGTGAGTTGTGTGGTTTGTCTATAAGCCGATCTGAAATCTGATACTGTAGAGCCGTTTGTCATCGCTATCGGACCGTGATCGCGGTAATTCCTGATAATTTCCATCTTTCCACAGATCCAGGAGAAATATGGCTGCCGGCCTTCAAAGGCGAGCATGCGCATAGAGTATGATTGTTGTCAAGGTCTTTGCTGCGTTTCATCAAGACCACCTGCTAAAGAaagatttacattttattagCCATATCGGTAACATCTTTAGATAAATTAATATCATAACACTATCAAATTTTATGCTCATGAATGATTTTATGAAGGCAAATAGCAGTTTTACGTGCGGAAATGCAGCAAATCCAatacaggtaaaacatttaagatgcaatcaaataaaaaaatcgcAACCTTCGGAGTTAAAATCATAAAGGCAGTCTACACTAACCAAAAATGCTATAAACGTTTGTTGTCCTTGGTTTAGAAGATAGGGGGCATATCTTTTGCttcgtttgtttttgttttggaagATTATGTACGGACAAAACCTACATTACGATGAACATctggtaaaaaaaaaccattgaaaCAAATACTTGCAACAGATGTATCCCTCCATTTGAGTAGAAATAAAAGTAATATCCGGTGAAATTTGCTTCATTAAAACGACAGCATTGGTTTagctttaaaattaatttctttacGTCCCatcaacagctaaggtcattcaTGGTTGCCTCTCCTGCATCGTATCTGTATCGTGCCGTGAGTGTTTGAGAGAACCGTGTTTCTTTTCTGATATTTCTCATTTGGTTCGTTGATTAGATTAATGTCCAATtaactgtcaaggtcatttaaggactggcatgtatgcggtgtgtagcgtgtatgaagtgtgtgtaTATTTGGGTGATATTCTTTGTAGTCTTTGTTCTTGTCCTTTCATGGTGCgatatcaatgaagcatgccgccagACACATAGAACAAGCACAACTGGGTACTGATAAccgacaaaccagtcgtcccgcttCCTTAAAGCTTagcgcttagcaggagcagaaattaccacttttataaaccATGGTGTACCTACATGGGACTTCCTCATGGGGGTAAGCACTAAATTTATGGTCAAActtgaggcggtgtcaagggagatgcTAGAAAGAAGGTAGTCATTTacgaagaaaagaaaagataatatcccaaTTTCAGTCGCCTTTTACTGTCAGCGAGTACATTACTTACTGTTGAGCATTAAATAAGAATGGTAGACAATGGTGTGCCCTGGTCAGGGGATAAAATCCATAACCTTTCTCACATGGGCAATCGTTATACTCAAGGTCAAAATTAAAACCTGTCAATGGAGAAAGTAAGATGAATAAACTTTACAATAGAAATTATAGCAACCCAAATTGAGTCGGCATTTGTATTCTAATGCCATACCTGCATGTCAACGGTATGAATTGTAGCTAACTTGTTTCTTCAGTGCAAAAAAACGTGTAATTTGAAACAATTAGTTAATTCAACATGGATGTTATCACCTTTACAAGACAAATTGTGTACGTCACAGTTCATAATTACTCCGAGAACGAGAGCGCGTGCTGTGAAAACTTGGTAAGACAGTACGGGGTAATACGTGTGTAGGACGGCAGAGTGAACCACCATAGGACTCTCGCATTCACACACATTAAGATAAATGGCGATAATGTTCTGGGAATCATTTGCCAAGCTATCTTATCTAACCACGCTCCATGTTTTTATCCTACACCGCTTTACACGAACCTCGGGAACAGACGGAATGGTTTCACAAAAGAAACCCTAAGTATATGCGATCATACCTATTTAGTTGAGTTTTTGCAGTAGATCTCACATCAGTTGGACAAATTGGTCACACCTATCTCTGAGATTCTCataatcagccaatcaaaagcCAATATAAAGGTCAAGGGTTATCATAAAGACCCCTGCGTGAAATCGTCAAAAGATTGTAGAGCCGAAGTTAACTTGACACATACAAAGCCCAGACCCCCAAAACGTCGGTCCCCCTCTCTGCCACACACGGTGTTCAGCTTTGATGGGGGTTTTATCCTTTCGTACGGGACAGACACAGATATATGAGTATTTAAAAGCTAAGGATTTAAAGATTATGATCAAATTCATAGAGAGAAAAAAGATAGAAATGGAGGCAGTAAAATGTCTTTGAACTTAAAAGAGGTATTGATTGATAGTAAGTAGCTGTAACAATCCATAAGACTGGGAATCTCCTGAGGCGCTGGTAAACCTCACAGGAAGGTGAAGAAGGGTGAGCAATGTAAGGAGCTGGACAGGTCACAGCTAATCCGGAACActcacaaaaatataattagATATTCCATTGCTTGGATTGTTTTACTATAAGACTTACTGTAGTTCCTGCCGGAGTAGACTAGTGACCGTGATACTGGCAGATGTAAATTGTTGGTAGAGGTTAGAAACTGGGTCATCTTTCTAAAATGACTTGATACCCTACACTCGTACATAGAATAACATTCAAAACACCTCTATATTTATTCTACAACTTGTAGTAAAACAAAACTTGATTTTTGCGTATTAAGATCTTTATTGTTGTCATGTAATGTCATAACatataaagattattttatttatgtttttcgATGGAAATAcaactgtacaatgtatattagtttaaattcaaatttgtttaaatttattgACACTATACGGAAAATGGTAACTTTTTCACTAACCAAACTCTattaatttttgctttaaaagaaatacatttgtatttatagaCCCTTTATAACAGTTACGCTGACTGGTAGTTCTACAAGCCTACCAACAGACCGATCGCCTCCCGTTGTAATAGCCTTGATTTGATCACCTGAACACGGGTTCAGTGAAGAAGTAATTTCAGCCataacaaaaaacaacacattttgGTGAGAATTTATAGTTATAATCGTAGGAAcatttataaattttgtttttaaaaaccaacatattttAACTACATATTAGACATCagaatatatcattaatatcttTATCTAGAGTATGTGATAATAtctttacatacatgtataacactataattaGATATAAATAGCTTTTTCTTTCCGCAATACAGCCGATAATTTTTGTCTAAATATGTGATTTCGTGGGGATTTACATTGAAGTTTAGACTAAATCAGGACAGAGTACAACATGCATGTTATAAAAGGTTGGATCCAAAAACAggtataatttattatattaatccGTCTCCATATATATAACAGATAACAGACAGGACTGATTATATTTACCATGAGTTATCAGTGCTAAGGTGTATTGGTTGGAAAAATGAAGGAGCGCAGGGATTGGGTAAAAGAAAATGgtgtttattttttaaccatATAAAACTACAGATTTGTTGAGAAGAATAAGTCGGTCATAGATTAATCATCGAAGCAAAACTAATACAGGtctgaatatatatacaatatatatttgtttttaaatctacTTGAAACGGTTAGAGCGACTAATGAAATTTTGAACCGAATCAAAAATTAGGATTACCCTTAAGTAAGATTTAACATCATTGTCTTGCGTAACATCTTACTGAATTACTAATAGAAATGGACATGATTATCTTGGTCATCAGATACATATGTACATCTGCTTTCAGAAATCACACAAGGGGAAGATCATCTCGGATTGGAATTATTCTAAAAAGTACTTTGGTATAAACATACATTGATTGAGGAGTACTTTAAATCAAAAAGATATTGTTCTCGtgaaacctttttttttttttttttgcaacaacaaaaataaatgaagcgCTTTCGGGTCAGAGTTTGAACTTTCAAAGACACgctatttatcaattaaaattgaaagtttacacataaatattacattttcatttattattgtTATGAATTTAGTTTCCATGTAAAATTACCAAACACTTCACGTAAACATTTTTAATCAAAAGCTGTATCAAGtctaacatatatattataagactctttcatatgtggatatgaaggatagggatattctacccgagggtcacaaaatgtagtgaaacccgaggcttgccgagggttttacaacattttgtgatcccgagggcagaatatccctatccttcatatcctcttatgaaagagtatttttctttcatacctcgacgttttattgcaattttacaccTATAATTTCACGtcattttgaattaaattcGAAGAAAACAATGACTGCAAGTCACTTttccatatatgaaaaattacttgatattttcaacacaaatttcgttgtttacatctttatagtaaaaccagtcaagtttgtttacaaaaatgtgaacattttaccgagtaattttgttgacgccgtgacggcATAAGGCTTCATTACATGGGTAGTCCTGTAGTACAGCCACaagcgacatgagtgtattgccctagaccagtcagtatttcatccgtaggtatgaaagaatatagTATATGCATAAGTAGTAGAACATATTATCAAATCATTATGTGGATTCACAGAGAATAATTTTATACggaaataataaaatgaaatatttctcaaaagggaaataaaaacaaatgtgtCGGTGAAATAGAGTGGACACAAAAGGTCGACGTCTATAATGCATAAATAACTTAATGAAATAGAATTTATTATACGGTGTACATTTATCCTAAAACGCCTTTTTTATTTCTAGCGTCACTGATTGAGACCTTACATAAGATGTTATATAACAGTTAAACTTTCAACTTTCCCAACCCAAATTTATGTAAAAGGAGTGAAAGATGTAAAGTGTGATCAATGTTTTGTCAACATCAATGTAGTCTTCTTAGATGTGAGAAAATTAGCATAAATATACTTAACGGACTCACACGAAGAAATAAAAACTGTGAACATATACGACAAGAGGCATTGACCACGCTCAGGTCAGCTAGTGACGGGGTCTTAGTAACGACTGCTGGGGAAGCGAAAGGCTTACACGATAAAGATGATAATGTCTTAAGTAACGCGCCTCCCATGCTGTCAGGTCTCCGCCAATCAGATCCCTCGTTCTCTAACCACCGCCACTAAGCAATTTGCTGCGCTAATTTGCCGGTATATTATGCATAAAATGCGAAATGCGTGTCATGGTTAATCAAACGAGAGCCGTGCAAACGTATGATAGAGTTATCAGGGCTGTCGTATCTCACTCCCATCTGATGTAGATAGAATTATCTCACCACTGAGGCTACCACGCTAGAACCTACAACcagtcatattttatgttatatatctggTGTTTGGTAGAAAGATGACATTTTAGTTCGGAAGAATTTTCAACAGTTGTATACGAGCTGAGAGTTGGGATTTCCTCTCTCGCGTTTTACACCGGAAAGTTTACACTAGTagtatacaaaataataaacatgGACCCAACAGACGTCAAGGATATTACGGAACTCAGAGGAGTTCTTCATTGTCAAGAGGAAAGTTTCGTCCCCAAGAAAGAACCATGTTCTGTCAGCGAGGAAAACGATTCAGACGACGAATCCGACGATACACCGACAACGACATCGTCGATGAGCCCCGACTCGCCCTCGTCGACTCAAAAGGGAGCCAAGAAAGCTGGTGTCGGAGTTAGACGACAGGAAAAGCCGCCATATTCTTACATCGCTCTCATCGTCATGGCAGTGCAGGCTTCGCCAAACAAAAGATGTACATTAAGTGAAATTTATCAGTTCTTACAACAAAGGTTTCCGTTTTTCAGAGGTGCTTATCAGGGATGGAAAAACTCCGTCCGACATAATTTGTCTCTAAATGAATGTTTTATCAAACTTCCGAAAGGTCTGGGCAGGCCGGGCAAAGGCCATTATTGGACTATCGATCCGGCCGCGGAATTTATGTTCGAGGAAGGTTCTTTTAGAAGGCGACCGAGAGGATTCCGAAGAAAATGCCAGGCATTAAAGCCTTTCGGAATGTTAGGAGTTAACAGTATGGGCGGCAATCCTGGGATCATGGGAACACATTATGACATTTTTCATCAAAATGCCAATATGGCGTCAATGGCAGCGATGCAGACATGTTCAGTCGCTGCGACGACGCAGAATTATGACACAAGTGGAATGATGAGTCCTCAGAACGGGGCTAGTCTGCAACACCACGCTAGTTATCCCCCTATACCACAACACAACATGTCGTCAAACGTTAACTGTGGTGGATTCAACGTCAACATGGCGGTCAACGTGAGCGGCAGGTACGGACCGAGTTGTGCTATGGCCGGAATGGACAGTACAGACTATACAGCTACGGCTAATTTAACCAACGCAATGTACGAACGTGATCACTCCATGCAAGGAGTCCTACCTCCAACCTCATGGTCATCACAGCGTTATATTAAACAGCCACTGAGTCCGGCCGGAAGTACCGGATCCGTTCCTAGTATGTCCCCTTCTTCTTCCGGTGACCACTCGCCATACGGCCATGTTCCGACGGCGTCCACAGAACCAATGGACCTTGCCTTAGCCGGTAAGTTTCTCTCACATTAATTTTTGTTGTATGGCTGATGTCGTCAATGGAGAGGAGAGCGCATACTCCTCTGGAACACCTTGTTCTCGGGAGTCTAATCTGcggttgtttttatttatttttgtagtaATTATCAGTTTGTCAGAATTGGTTATCTTGTATATAAagcattttttataaattatatatctaaTTCTAAAATTGGCAACAGACAAAACCTATGTAGgcacaaattttagtttttacaGATACTTAACAATAATTGTGAGTTCGTCAAATTGCCTTCTGTAAAAACAGTAGTTAGCGAAATGACTTGTAAATTTTCAAAgctttaatgtttaatttacagAGGTTGATAAGCTAAACATCCTGTGAATTCAATTAAAAGCAAGTTATTATTACCACagtcatatttaatttttgtattctttttattatttagaaTAAAGAATTAAATAATGATTCCTTTATGAAAAATTACATTATATCCTAAAATTAGATACGAAGGCCTCTGACATTATAGACGAGAGGAAGAAAATGCTGAAGTATATCGgctatttattttttcaataatatattttctgACTAATAATTCATTTTAGTTTACAAGATTGCttttgtttacaccaattttGCCGATGTTATCAGAACAGTTAGACGCTTTCCTAAGCCGAAAACATTTATTTCTCAAAGAAATTCCGAACTTCAATGATATAAAATTTGGAAAGTAAAGCTTTTAAGGGATTCCAATATGGCGCTAGCATAAAAAGTAGCTCCGATTCAGTGCCTACTCTATGATAACACAACCTTTGGCATGAAATGTCATCAATTTGAAGCGAACATGTGTGTTTATGTGTTAAAAAATCCACAAAGATATGTATTGATAAGAGAATTTGGAAAAGTGATATTTTAATGAAGTCGCCGTATGGTTAAGATTTCAGCCGTGTGTGCCACCAACAATAAAGCCGGACGTTGAATGTTCCGAATACAAATGTTGGGTGGACTACGATCTGTCAACGTGACGCTAATCAATTCGGAGAACcttacaaaaataatacaatggTCGTTTTCATTCCGCGGACAAGAAAAAGCTTTTTTCCGCCTGCTTTTTGGTATCCTTCAACGGAAGCCTCCAACCAGAGGCAAGTGATTAAAACACATATAACATTAATCACGTTTTCATACTTATCAATCTCGGCCCACATTTCCCCCCTTCTCTTGATCCAATTATAAAGCGCAATGGGTCTCTAAGACATTCAGTGGCAGGGTTTAGACCAATGTAGAAAATTAACTTTGACATTTTAACTTGggaacaaaatatttgattttgcaAGGCAAGCATTAGGGTCTGACGCTGCCCAAACCCCGGTCCCTTGGGGCTGATTTTAGTTCTGAACTACTTCCAGGACGCGtttgttttcataaataataaacGATTCAGGAACATTATTCATTCTCCGggaaaataaaaagataagCTCTGGAAAAACGTTATTACGATTGGATAGtgttaataattataaaaaaaatataattaattatctcaaatgaatattgtcatttttttgaACTGGAACATGTAAccgtaaaataaaatattcaatcttatgcatgtatattttgATAGCTAAACATCACTAAAGGAGTAGAATATAGCATTACAACAGTTAAGTATATTTCTTTCATAGTTATCATATCTTAAATAAGATGTTCGCTGAAAACTTTTTGCAGAAACCTACAGCGCAATTATCCAAAAATATCTTACTTTGATATtgcattttttaaagaaataaatctTCAGCGTATCACGATTATTAAATCATCAAGTGAAACTCTCTGAACGACAGATGCTAAAAATCTCGCTCGTCATATCCTAGTAATAGGCCAAGGGGGCATGGGAATCCCACCCGACACAAACTTTCATGTGATTATGATCTGATTGTGCCATACCGTACAATTTATAGATTCTGAATTAATCCGCCCGTGTTGTGACGTATCGTTGTGTCTGAGACCGCTCCCCGCCGGCCCCCTCCCCACGAAGATCTCCCCCTCCCCCAGAGATGTGACTGGTATTATTCACCTCATCTCCGACAAGTTTCGACTTTAATGGCCATGTAAAAACCTCCCCTTGTCGAGTTGATAAAACCAAACGCTATTCCGGAATTTAGAACACACAGGTTTTCTGTTTAAAAACTTATAACTTTTTTTGTAGATACGAAATTCCTTCCAAGGAATAAATGAAGTTGTCTTAATAATATACGAATCTTCAGGACATTGTGTAGGCGGCTGAGTTAGTATTTAAACTTGTTAAACGCTAATTGGCCTGACGTAGAATTCTCTCCCCCATAAACATAACTTATCAGTAGGATTTTGAATGGCGATAACGATCAGTTTATATAAggatgatgatgtacatgttaataaaaacaaaactaaagaaATAGATTAAGATTCGTTTAATGTGTTATTGAGAATAATTGCCAATTACTAAATTTCGAGAAATATTAATTGTCGGATAAAAACAAGtgactttttttgtttttgttttataaaatacttCCGTATGTTAAGACGTTTAAACTTTTGAAAGCCGACTCTTTATGGTAGAGATGATATATGTATTCCTTTAATATTTTATGACAAATTGTAGTTTCTGTAGAAATATGACACTAGAAATAACTAGCCAAGAAAGGAAAGCAATTTAGTCCAACAATAGCATTTCCGAAATTTATGCAAAAATATCCAGCATAGTGGAAGTTTTTACAAAAAATGCTACGTTCGTAGAAATACTTGATTTgacatttgtacaatttgttcaaTTATGCATGTTTAAAGTGACAAATTCATTGGCATACCTCACTTTCCTATTTAATTCACGGAAATAGATCGCATTTCACAATGCATGTTAGGAAAACATCTTAGAATAAGATAATGACAACAAATTACATACATTAAAGTTGTAACTGTGTTTAGGTTTCCCACACGTCATAGAGAATAGAAACATAAATTGAATTTCGGCAGATATTGtgtttatagaaatattgttacaggaataatcaataatattaatagattatcaaattgattttttatcatttcatagcattaaaatatattgcattcaataacataaataatttcAATCATTTGTTTTAAGCATATAGAGTCTGTGGTTTTGATGCACACCGTCCGATatgtgaatgtatatatatatttcctatataaaattaaaacaataacaacaaagtATACCCACACAATAATGGTATTTTACATATCTATAACtcgaaaattaatatatttcagTTACTTatcaaaatacacaaaaaatatgaacatttcGTTGTAGACCGAGATTTAATAACCTGGTGTATTAGCTTAATTGACAAGTACTAAACAATACCACGCCGGTATAAATAATTGgataaataaaaagataataaaataaataaaaataaaaaatccgATACACATGTTCCGTCTCTGCAGTAACAGCTAAATGGAATACACATCTCATGTGTTGGGATGGTGACGTGTTTATCTATAGTAATAAAAATTCCGACACGTATTGgacattttaataaaaacttATCTGTACGTGCTTCGTACTGTGAACTATAAAAGTTTAGCCATATCAAATCAAACCAACAGCACGGCATGTTAGCAAATTTCGTTTGACAATTGCTTTCTCTTAATCCATTTTCAACTTGGGAATCGCTTTGAGAAATAATGATTGGTGTCAATTATAGCTTTAGTGAAATGAATTCCGTATCCAAAAACTTcacaataatataaattaaataaacatat
Coding sequences:
- the LOC138315801 gene encoding forkhead box protein F1-B-like, which codes for MDPTDVKDITELRGVLHCQEESFVPKKEPCSVSEENDSDDESDDTPTTTSSMSPDSPSSTQKGAKKAGVGVRRQEKPPYSYIALIVMAVQASPNKRCTLSEIYQFLQQRFPFFRGAYQGWKNSVRHNLSLNECFIKLPKGLGRPGKGHYWTIDPAAEFMFEEGSFRRRPRGFRRKCQALKPFGMLGVNSMGGNPGIMGTHYDIFHQNANMASMAAMQTCSVAATTQNYDTSGMMSPQNGASLQHHASYPPIPQHNMSSNVNCGGFNVNMAVNVSGRYGPSCAMAGMDSTDYTATANLTNAMYERDHSMQGVLPPTSWSSQRYIKQPLSPAGSTGSVPSMSPSSSGDHSPYGHVPTASTEPMDLALAGMRLPPQSYNQNTSCDRKSYFPYSTNGMNASLHHSPYFEKCAM